A section of the Leptospira kobayashii genome encodes:
- the purN gene encoding phosphoribosylglycinamide formyltransferase — translation MATGFRKKEKKVLFLASGRGSNFENAVKAIRKKKAPVAILGLVTDNPQAKALDLAQSFQIPSYTLPYADYKDKKDYHKDLLKKVQDLSPDLIVACGYMRILKPEFVNSFPGKIINIHPSLLPSFPGLDSQKQAIDYGAKISGCTVHFVEEGVDTGPVILQRSVEIGSSWGEKELSLAILKEEHKILPLAIQLFCENKLRINGRKVEILK, via the coding sequence CTGGCAACCGGATTTAGAAAAAAAGAGAAAAAGGTCTTGTTTCTAGCTTCCGGCCGGGGTTCCAACTTTGAAAATGCGGTCAAAGCCATTCGCAAAAAAAAGGCTCCGGTTGCCATTCTGGGCCTCGTTACGGACAACCCCCAAGCAAAGGCACTGGATCTAGCCCAGAGCTTTCAAATCCCTTCCTATACTCTTCCCTATGCCGATTACAAAGACAAAAAAGATTATCACAAAGATCTTTTGAAGAAAGTGCAGGATCTATCTCCAGATTTGATCGTCGCCTGCGGGTATATGCGCATTTTAAAACCTGAATTCGTAAATTCCTTCCCGGGAAAAATCATCAACATTCATCCTTCCCTACTTCCTTCCTTTCCGGGACTTGATTCCCAAAAACAGGCAATCGACTACGGAGCGAAAATTTCAGGTTGCACAGTACATTTTGTAGAGGAAGGAGTGGACACGGGTCCCGTCATTTTACAAAGATCAGTAGAGATAGGATCATCTTGGGGAGAAAAAGAACTTTCCCTCGCCATATTGAAAGAGGAACATAAAATCCTTCCTCTCGCCATACAATTATTTTGCGAAAACAAACTTAGAATCAACGGAAGAAAGGTAGAAATACTAAAATGA
- a CDS encoding DUF1574 domain-containing protein produces MLSRPFLIYPVVLFFAVLVIDKIFLLPVFHGEFLQAGNSVFYHQRRVLAERLIHDPKIKETKLAVVFGDSRSYPYSEMGIPKEKQKDWSLYNFSGPQAIPMYSYFWLDELLKKGVKPDFVILSLSPEAFDDSKGLVNSPFLRLACDKECREFVWKDVPWKDRYEHWLDQVFTIRAIEPNMGLFISRLKSGRLKEYKAFYNKEFQLINYTKGDYLMYATTANPTEKLEKDAVRISAIYMRSFQMGKSQLPYVKAFLELTRANQIKTLVVWPKVYGKYFKEYEKYNIKNVWWSQVAELSKSYDAIPYDMNEESKCDLFNDASHQSVFCFVDQMKDIWERYADPVSR; encoded by the coding sequence TTGTTATCACGTCCTTTTTTAATTTATCCGGTTGTTCTTTTTTTTGCCGTACTAGTCATTGATAAAATTTTTCTACTGCCGGTTTTCCATGGAGAGTTTTTGCAAGCTGGCAATTCCGTTTTTTACCACCAAAGACGTGTTTTAGCGGAAAGATTGATTCATGATCCTAAAATCAAAGAAACCAAATTGGCTGTGGTGTTCGGAGATTCCCGTTCCTACCCCTATTCCGAAATGGGAATTCCCAAAGAAAAACAAAAAGATTGGTCATTGTACAATTTCAGCGGACCGCAAGCGATCCCTATGTATTCCTATTTTTGGTTGGATGAGCTTTTGAAAAAAGGAGTGAAGCCGGATTTTGTGATTTTGTCTTTGAGTCCGGAAGCATTTGACGATTCCAAAGGTCTTGTCAATTCCCCCTTTCTCCGCCTAGCATGTGATAAAGAATGTAGGGAATTTGTATGGAAGGACGTTCCTTGGAAAGACCGATATGAACATTGGTTGGATCAGGTGTTTACCATTCGTGCCATCGAGCCGAATATGGGGCTTTTTATCTCACGGCTCAAGTCCGGCAGACTGAAAGAATACAAGGCATTTTATAATAAGGAATTCCAACTGATCAATTATACAAAAGGCGATTACCTGATGTACGCCACTACCGCCAACCCGACGGAAAAATTGGAAAAAGATGCGGTTCGAATCAGCGCTATTTATATGAGATCCTTCCAAATGGGCAAGTCCCAGCTTCCTTACGTGAAGGCCTTTTTGGAATTAACTCGGGCAAATCAAATCAAAACGCTTGTGGTTTGGCCGAAAGTATACGGAAAATACTTCAAAGAATACGAAAAATATAATATAAAGAATGTTTGGTGGTCGCAAGTTGCGGAACTCTCCAAATCTTACGATGCAATCCCTTATGATATGAATGAGGAAAGCAAATGCGATTTGTTCAACGATGCTTCTCATCAATCCGTATTCTGTTTTGTGGACCAGATGAAGGATATTTGGGAAAGATATGCTGATCCGGTGAGTCGTTAG
- a CDS encoding pseudouridine synthase, which yields MRINQFLARSGVGARRKVEEIILAGRVKVNGKTLTDLSYRVDLEKDQVLVDGKTVRIDEEGDLPKIIAFNKPVGFLSSHEDKFHEKTIFDLLPKEFHKYNYAGRLDLDSRGLLILSSDGDFIQRVTHPSNKIEKEYIVTLQKKVDWKRIAEELRLGVREGGETLRAFQVTAAGLEMDKDPDNTNHLRVILKEGKKRQIRRMFHAKDLSVIDLFRVRVGGLSLEKKKLEEGKFISVTEKEILGK from the coding sequence ATGAGAATCAATCAATTTCTAGCTCGTTCCGGTGTAGGCGCAAGGCGCAAAGTAGAGGAAATCATTTTGGCGGGCAGAGTCAAAGTGAACGGAAAAACACTTACCGATCTCTCATACCGGGTGGATTTGGAAAAGGATCAGGTTTTGGTGGATGGAAAAACGGTACGAATCGATGAAGAAGGCGACTTACCGAAGATCATCGCATTCAACAAACCTGTGGGTTTTCTATCTTCCCATGAAGATAAGTTTCATGAGAAAACCATCTTTGATTTATTGCCGAAAGAATTTCACAAATACAATTATGCGGGACGTTTGGACTTGGATTCCAGGGGGCTTTTGATTTTATCTTCCGACGGAGACTTTATTCAAAGAGTCACTCATCCAAGTAATAAGATTGAAAAAGAATATATAGTCACTTTGCAAAAAAAAGTGGATTGGAAACGAATTGCCGAAGAACTAAGGTTAGGTGTTCGTGAGGGCGGGGAAACTTTGAGAGCATTTCAGGTAACCGCTGCAGGTCTTGAGATGGACAAAGATCCGGACAATACGAATCATCTGCGGGTGATTCTGAAAGAAGGAAAAAAAAGACAAATCCGACGTATGTTTCATGCCAAAGATCTGAGCGTTATTGATTTATTCAGGGTGAGAGTGGGTGGGCTTTCTTTGGAAAAAAAGAAACTGGAAGAGGGGAAGTTTATTTCCGTCACAGAGAAGGAAATTTTAGGAAAGTAA
- a CDS encoding flagellar protein FlgN yields the protein MSRKASDISFYEKKYKLLSLLFSNLQEEEKLLSYGDSDSAVKLEFKNESIIRKLETLDREAYEIGDSHPSSEEEIEFAEKVFHLLDEARDAQLRVQNLLEKEMNSAKKELWEFRVKRKLKSHFLQNSGLSWTKNYC from the coding sequence ATGAGCAGGAAGGCATCCGATATTTCATTCTACGAAAAAAAATACAAGCTTCTCAGTTTGCTTTTCAGCAATCTCCAGGAAGAAGAAAAACTTCTTTCCTACGGGGATTCAGATTCAGCCGTTAAGCTTGAGTTCAAAAACGAATCCATTATCAGGAAACTGGAGACTTTGGATAGGGAAGCATATGAAATAGGTGATTCCCATCCTTCCTCCGAAGAAGAAATCGAATTTGCGGAAAAAGTTTTTCATCTCCTTGATGAAGCTAGAGACGCGCAGTTGAGAGTACAAAATCTTTTGGAAAAGGAAATGAATTCCGCCAAAAAAGAACTCTGGGAATTTCGGGTAAAAAGAAAGCTAAAGAGTCATTTTTTACAAAACTCCGGGCTTTCATGGACAAAGAATTACTGTTAG
- the lipA gene encoding lipoyl synthase, with amino-acid sequence MNPLKKKPRTKELNPVPVHPEWMKVKISFPTENDPVSKVRGEVSSKKLNTVCESASCPNLNHCWSRKTATYMLSGDICTRRCQYCDVAFGKPMPLDSEEPIRVAESVAELELNHVVLTAVNRDDLKDGGSEHFARTILEIKKRKPNCSIEVLIPDFKAKRESLDILYSAKPNIINHNIETVKELFPKIAPQKNYLRSLEVLKDISEHGFLTKSGLILGLGETKENVESCLEDLYANGVRMLTIGQYLQPSPTHYPVQEYVHPDVFAFWKSFAYKLGFKTVASSPLVRSSYHADEFAAVSEMTG; translated from the coding sequence ATGAACCCGCTTAAAAAAAAGCCCCGTACAAAGGAATTAAATCCGGTTCCGGTCCATCCGGAATGGATGAAGGTGAAAATTTCGTTCCCAACGGAAAACGATCCTGTTTCCAAAGTGCGCGGAGAAGTATCCTCCAAAAAACTCAATACAGTCTGCGAGTCCGCTTCTTGCCCCAACCTAAACCATTGTTGGAGCCGCAAAACAGCCACTTATATGCTTTCCGGTGATATCTGCACCAGACGTTGCCAGTACTGTGACGTCGCTTTCGGGAAACCAATGCCGTTGGACTCGGAAGAGCCGATTCGGGTCGCAGAGTCAGTTGCAGAATTGGAATTGAATCATGTGGTACTTACCGCAGTCAACCGGGATGATTTGAAAGACGGAGGTTCCGAACACTTTGCCCGAACCATTTTGGAAATCAAAAAACGCAAACCGAATTGTTCTATCGAAGTATTAATCCCCGATTTTAAGGCAAAAAGGGAATCTTTGGACATTCTCTATTCCGCGAAACCGAATATCATCAACCACAACATAGAAACTGTGAAAGAGCTGTTTCCCAAAATCGCTCCTCAGAAAAATTACCTTCGTTCCTTGGAAGTTCTAAAGGATATATCCGAACATGGATTTCTTACCAAAAGCGGACTTATTTTGGGACTCGGAGAAACCAAGGAAAACGTGGAATCATGCCTGGAAGATCTGTATGCAAATGGTGTGAGAATGCTCACCATAGGACAGTATTTGCAACCAAGCCCCACCCATTACCCTGTCCAGGAATACGTTCACCCGGATGTATTTGCTTTCTGGAAGTCCTTTGCCTACAAGCTTGGATTCAAAACGGTAGCTTCCAGTCCTTTGGTTCGTTCTTCCTACCATGCGGATGAATTCGCAGCTGTTTCGGAGATGACCGGTTAG
- a CDS encoding helix-turn-helix domain-containing protein, whose amino-acid sequence MLIPSQFPPLLPISIFHTLFFLVMLFTKKKPKLYDYIAAVWIIFICLACVRRSLHIAYGPDSDIFFLRFLHYPLAYGPCLYLYVRILVRGETKFKSKDLFHFIPLLIVIFTSVVPSLSFESFRIDDFSSTNRNTLFLTLYFAVPSLVSLSIYTFLALKLLKKHRETVYDHYSYESIEITVSWLTKLTILFFFFLNLQSGLLVYSNVYHPESISHKINGSIIVGYLYLLSYFLLRQNTSFPSQEISPPPSEKKEKYAKSGLSTEKMEEIITSLLEYMRKEKPYLQNELDVEGIAKAMSISVNHLSQCLNVGLSKNFFMFINDYRVDEVIARFQDPNFNDYNILRIAFDSGFNSKSSFNSIFRKATGFTPMEYREKLSKETVLK is encoded by the coding sequence ATGCTGATTCCTTCTCAGTTTCCCCCTCTGCTTCCTATCAGCATTTTCCATACTCTATTTTTCTTAGTGATGTTATTCACTAAGAAAAAGCCAAAACTTTACGATTATATAGCGGCTGTTTGGATTATTTTTATCTGTCTCGCCTGTGTTCGTCGAAGCCTGCATATTGCTTATGGTCCGGATTCGGATATATTCTTTCTAAGATTCCTGCATTATCCCCTGGCATACGGGCCTTGCCTTTATTTATATGTCAGAATATTAGTAAGGGGAGAAACAAAATTCAAATCTAAGGATTTATTTCATTTTATTCCCTTATTGATTGTTATTTTCACTTCGGTGGTTCCTAGTCTGTCTTTCGAATCTTTCCGCATTGATGATTTTTCTTCCACAAACAGGAACACATTATTTTTAACCCTGTATTTTGCAGTCCCTTCCCTTGTCTCTCTCTCCATATATACTTTCTTAGCTCTCAAACTATTAAAAAAACATAGGGAAACGGTGTATGACCATTATTCCTACGAATCCATTGAAATTACAGTCAGTTGGCTTACAAAATTAACGATCTTGTTTTTCTTTTTCTTAAATCTACAATCCGGCTTACTCGTTTATTCCAATGTCTATCATCCGGAATCCATTTCTCATAAAATCAACGGTTCCATCATAGTAGGTTACCTTTATCTATTGAGTTATTTTCTATTAAGACAAAATACAAGTTTTCCATCGCAAGAGATCTCTCCCCCTCCTTCGGAAAAAAAGGAAAAATACGCAAAATCAGGACTTTCCACTGAAAAAATGGAAGAGATCATCACTTCACTTTTGGAATATATGCGAAAAGAAAAACCGTATTTGCAAAATGAATTGGATGTGGAAGGAATCGCGAAAGCGATGAGCATCAGCGTAAATCACTTAAGCCAATGTTTGAATGTAGGACTTTCCAAAAACTTTTTTATGTTTATCAATGACTATCGTGTCGACGAAGTGATAGCAAGATTCCAAGACCCGAACTTTAACGATTATAATATTTTACGAATCGCTTTCGATTCCGGTTTCAATTCAAAATCATCCTTCAATTCGATATTCAGAAAAGCCACGGGATTCACTCCTATGGAATATAGAGAAAAGTTAAGTAAAGAGACTGTCCTGAAATAA
- the purH gene encoding bifunctional phosphoribosylaminoimidazolecarboxamide formyltransferase/IMP cyclohydrolase yields the protein MIEIKRALVSVSDKSGITEICSFLSGNGVEILSTGGTYDALSKAGIPVRKVDDFTGFPEILHGRVKTLHPKIHGGLLGDTTNPDHVKQMKENQISPIELVIVNLYPFVKTVQKPDCSLEDAIENIDIGGPSMLRSAAKNHKNVVVLTDPKDYAPFTEEWKKNQGKISKETAFQYAAKVFAETASYDTAISTYFNKKLDIKYPDKISFAFTKKQKLRYGENPHQDAAFYEPIFSKSQFEALQGKELSFNNMLDFDAAFHVASLLPQNAVSIVKHLNPCGIAFGDTVLESFELARKTDPISAFGGIIGIHGKVEKDAAEEITKNFVEGVIAEGFSPEALEIFSKKPNIRLIPIAKFDEALDELDLRSLHHGLLIQNRDYDLITKDKLKVVSKKKPTDDDLEGLMFAWNCVKFIKSNAIVYTDQNSTLGIGAGQMSRVDSVELGAVKAQKVGLSVVGSYVGSDAFFPFRDGIDAIAKVGAKAIIQPGGSIKDEEVIQAADEHGLIMVFTGMRHFRH from the coding sequence ATGATCGAAATCAAAAGAGCTTTAGTTTCTGTGTCTGACAAATCGGGAATCACGGAAATTTGTTCCTTCTTAAGCGGGAACGGAGTGGAAATTCTCTCCACAGGCGGAACATACGACGCACTTTCCAAAGCAGGAATTCCTGTGAGAAAGGTAGACGACTTTACCGGATTTCCGGAAATCCTTCACGGACGGGTGAAAACTCTTCATCCGAAGATCCACGGTGGATTATTAGGCGATACGACGAACCCCGACCATGTGAAACAAATGAAGGAAAATCAGATTTCCCCTATTGAGCTCGTCATAGTCAACCTCTATCCTTTTGTAAAAACAGTTCAAAAACCGGACTGTAGTTTGGAAGATGCAATCGAAAACATAGATATAGGTGGACCGTCTATGCTTCGTTCGGCGGCGAAAAACCACAAAAACGTTGTGGTACTTACCGATCCGAAAGACTATGCACCTTTTACGGAAGAATGGAAAAAGAACCAAGGCAAAATTTCAAAAGAAACCGCATTTCAATATGCCGCCAAAGTTTTTGCGGAAACAGCAAGTTACGATACCGCCATCTCAACTTACTTCAATAAAAAACTGGATATCAAATATCCTGACAAAATTTCTTTTGCATTCACCAAAAAACAAAAGTTACGTTATGGTGAAAACCCTCACCAGGATGCCGCTTTCTACGAACCGATTTTCTCAAAATCGCAATTTGAAGCTCTCCAGGGAAAAGAACTTTCCTTCAATAATATGTTGGATTTCGATGCGGCATTCCATGTGGCATCCTTACTTCCCCAAAACGCGGTATCGATTGTAAAACATTTGAATCCTTGCGGTATCGCTTTCGGAGATACGGTTTTGGAATCCTTCGAACTTGCCCGCAAAACAGATCCGATTTCCGCTTTCGGAGGCATCATAGGAATCCACGGAAAAGTGGAAAAGGACGCTGCGGAAGAAATCACCAAGAACTTTGTGGAAGGAGTGATCGCAGAAGGATTTTCTCCGGAAGCATTGGAGATTTTCAGTAAAAAACCGAATATCCGTCTTATTCCCATTGCAAAATTCGACGAAGCTTTGGATGAACTGGATCTTCGTTCCCTCCACCACGGACTTCTTATACAAAACAGAGACTATGATTTGATCACCAAAGACAAGTTAAAGGTTGTTTCCAAAAAGAAACCTACCGATGACGACTTGGAAGGATTGATGTTCGCTTGGAACTGTGTAAAATTCATCAAATCGAATGCGATCGTTTATACGGATCAAAATTCAACTTTAGGAATAGGCGCGGGACAAATGTCCAGAGTCGACTCTGTTGAGTTAGGTGCTGTGAAAGCGCAAAAGGTCGGTCTATCGGTCGTAGGATCTTATGTGGGAAGCGACGCATTTTTTCCATTCCGGGACGGAATCGATGCCATAGCAAAAGTCGGCGCCAAAGCGATCATCCAACCGGGCGGTTCCATCAAAGACGAAGAAGTGATTCAGGCCGCAGACGAACACGGTCTCATTATGGTATTTACCGGTATGAGGCATTTCAGACACTAA
- a CDS encoding J domain-containing protein: protein MDKELLLDEALSFLGLNHFSTEDDLKASYHRLAKKYHPDTGEFTSEILFQELQKNYEYLKKYFESNKSFESFASGKKEEATRAERSNPVPSDPIFIVYKKAKEEETKAILNYFEKTKLSPLNLDEAKNNALAQLRSKLDPVCRIYLDIAKNHPNSIWANDSKSSLDRLSVWWKQGPS from the coding sequence ATGGACAAAGAATTACTGTTAGATGAGGCTCTTTCCTTTTTAGGACTGAATCATTTTTCCACTGAAGACGATTTAAAAGCGAGCTACCATAGGCTTGCCAAAAAATACCATCCCGATACGGGGGAGTTTACTTCCGAAATCTTATTTCAGGAACTCCAAAAGAATTACGAGTATCTGAAAAAGTATTTCGAATCGAACAAAAGTTTCGAATCTTTTGCCTCGGGAAAAAAAGAAGAAGCAACTCGTGCTGAAAGATCAAATCCGGTTCCATCCGATCCTATTTTTATAGTTTATAAAAAAGCGAAAGAAGAAGAAACAAAAGCGATTCTGAATTATTTTGAAAAAACAAAACTCTCCCCTTTGAATTTGGATGAGGCGAAAAACAATGCTCTCGCACAATTGCGTAGTAAACTCGATCCTGTTTGTAGAATCTATCTAGATATCGCGAAAAATCATCCGAATAGCATCTGGGCAAACGATTCCAAATCTTCTTTGGATCGGCTCAGCGTTTGGTGGAAACAGGGTCCATCTTAA
- a CDS encoding lipoprotein LipL45, which yields MKASKLAITSALIAVLGLAVCKKPETDVSESSKKSNELAAVVVFAVGDSKIQHADQTEEKAQLGTSLKAGDNVVTGDNGKVDVQFPDGSSIRISPKSVIDFSKLSQNNAGTTDTQISLVSGKVFAKVNKAKKEDNFTVVTPTAIAGVRGTSFIVESGNGKPSQVKVVDGAVAFAPRVPALEKLSAEEINGNADLKKLQESIASVEVVLEKNQGSTLSKKSEELSKIEKVESLDLNKALKTVEKEKPVVASANLTKNEEQEIKTIVTVDKETADQIVKLNESAQTDKLDEIKKQENDKQRQALENEVAKKQEAEKKKFEQTLASEPKEFKSKKDIVNYYERIEKIVLVDGKTVIGAIINQENGQLIVHTENGIKRIDMDNVEEVVYDLQQKSKF from the coding sequence ATGAAAGCATCGAAATTAGCCATTACCAGCGCTCTGATCGCAGTTCTTGGACTTGCAGTTTGCAAGAAACCAGAGACCGACGTGAGCGAATCGTCTAAGAAATCAAATGAACTTGCCGCAGTCGTGGTATTCGCAGTAGGGGATTCTAAAATCCAACACGCAGACCAAACTGAGGAAAAAGCTCAATTGGGAACTTCTCTCAAAGCTGGCGACAATGTTGTCACAGGGGATAATGGAAAGGTGGACGTTCAGTTCCCTGATGGATCGAGCATTCGTATCTCTCCTAAATCCGTAATTGATTTCAGCAAACTTTCACAAAACAACGCAGGAACCACAGACACTCAAATCTCTCTGGTATCCGGAAAAGTTTTCGCAAAAGTTAACAAAGCTAAGAAAGAAGACAACTTTACTGTTGTTACACCGACTGCGATTGCGGGTGTTCGTGGAACATCATTCATCGTTGAGTCCGGAAACGGTAAGCCTTCTCAAGTAAAAGTTGTGGATGGAGCGGTTGCATTCGCACCGAGAGTTCCTGCTCTTGAAAAACTTTCCGCAGAAGAGATCAACGGAAACGCTGACCTTAAAAAACTGCAAGAATCCATTGCAAGTGTAGAAGTTGTACTTGAAAAGAACCAAGGGTCTACTCTTTCCAAAAAATCAGAAGAATTGTCTAAGATTGAAAAAGTGGAATCACTTGATCTAAACAAAGCTTTGAAAACTGTTGAGAAAGAAAAACCGGTTGTTGCTTCTGCAAACTTAACTAAAAACGAAGAACAAGAAATCAAAACTATCGTTACAGTTGATAAAGAAACTGCTGATCAAATCGTTAAGTTGAACGAAAGCGCTCAAACTGACAAATTAGATGAGATCAAAAAACAAGAAAACGATAAACAAAGACAAGCACTTGAAAACGAAGTAGCTAAGAAACAAGAAGCTGAGAAGAAAAAATTCGAACAAACTCTTGCTTCCGAGCCAAAAGAATTCAAATCTAAAAAAGACATTGTTAACTACTACGAAAGAATCGAAAAGATCGTGTTAGTGGACGGAAAAACTGTAATCGGAGCGATCATCAACCAAGAAAACGGTCAATTGATTGTTCATACAGAGAATGGAATCAAGAGAATTGACATGGACAACGTAGAAGAAGTAGTCTACGACCTCCAACAAAAATCTAAATTCTAA
- the fliS gene encoding flagellar export chaperone FliS, with product MSLARKTGAYSGYNEYKANEISTVSQIKLIVMLFDGAIRFLGIAMDNMNPRKYDVVNNHIIKAQDIITELLLSLNMEEGKEVANGLLSLYIYLKKRLLEANMKKDKQIVEECIKILTELKTSWEELEKKEGTSPQSPAVRPTGISITG from the coding sequence ATGTCGCTTGCGAGAAAGACCGGTGCCTATTCTGGATACAATGAGTACAAAGCGAACGAGATATCGACTGTCAGTCAGATCAAGCTGATTGTGATGCTCTTTGACGGAGCCATTCGATTTTTGGGCATTGCAATGGATAATATGAATCCACGCAAATATGATGTGGTAAACAATCATATCATCAAAGCCCAAGACATTATCACCGAATTATTATTATCTTTAAATATGGAAGAGGGTAAGGAAGTCGCGAACGGTCTTTTGTCTCTGTATATTTACCTCAAAAAACGTCTGTTAGAGGCAAATATGAAAAAGGACAAACAAATCGTCGAAGAATGTATTAAAATTCTGACCGAATTGAAAACATCCTGGGAAGAGTTGGAAAAAAAAGAAGGCACTTCTCCGCAAAGCCCTGCAGTCAGACCTACTGGGATTTCCATTACCGGCTAA
- the fsa gene encoding fructose-6-phosphate aldolase, which yields MNLFLDTANIDEIKKVHELGLLDGITTNPSIIAKSGRKFTEVIKEITSIVEGPVSAEVLATDAPTMIKEGLELAAIAKNIVVKVPLIPEGIKAVVEFTKRGIATNVTLCFTANQALLAAKAGATFISPFVGRLDDIGYDGLELITEIRDIYDNYGIDTQILAASVRHPIHFKEVALRGADCVTLPYSVFEMLFKHPLTDSGLAKFVEDAKKLTW from the coding sequence ATGAATTTATTTTTAGACACAGCCAATATTGACGAAATCAAAAAGGTTCACGAGCTGGGCCTTTTGGATGGAATTACAACAAACCCCTCCATCATTGCAAAATCCGGTCGCAAATTCACTGAAGTTATCAAAGAGATCACAAGTATTGTAGAAGGTCCGGTCAGTGCCGAAGTTCTTGCTACGGATGCCCCTACTATGATCAAAGAAGGATTGGAGCTCGCTGCGATCGCAAAAAACATCGTGGTAAAAGTACCTTTGATTCCGGAAGGAATCAAAGCAGTTGTGGAATTTACAAAAAGAGGGATCGCTACAAACGTTACTCTTTGTTTCACTGCAAACCAGGCTCTACTTGCAGCAAAAGCAGGCGCTACTTTTATTTCTCCGTTTGTAGGAAGATTGGATGATATCGGATACGACGGATTGGAACTCATCACTGAGATCAGAGATATTTACGACAATTACGGAATTGATACGCAAATCCTTGCAGCATCCGTCAGACATCCGATTCATTTCAAAGAAGTTGCTTTGCGTGGGGCTGACTGCGTTACCTTACCCTACAGCGTATTCGAAATGTTATTCAAACATCCGTTAACCGACAGTGGACTTGCAAAATTCGTGGAAGACGCTAAAAAACTGACTTGGTAG